One Pseudonocardia abyssalis DNA segment encodes these proteins:
- a CDS encoding MmcQ/YjbR family DNA-binding protein, whose amino-acid sequence MDGTEEQTPQDPVARLRALCLALPEVTEKVSHGEPTWFVRKVFVSLADHHHDDRLAFWCAAPPGVQEELVAAEPERFFRPPYVGGRGWLGVRLDVDPDWDEIAEIVTDAYLVIAPRKLAAGVSSRTAARGPRTP is encoded by the coding sequence GTGGACGGTACGGAGGAGCAGACCCCGCAGGATCCCGTCGCCCGGCTGCGCGCCCTGTGCCTGGCCCTGCCCGAGGTGACCGAGAAGGTCAGCCACGGCGAGCCGACGTGGTTCGTGCGCAAGGTGTTCGTGTCCCTCGCCGACCACCACCACGACGACCGGCTCGCGTTCTGGTGCGCCGCCCCGCCCGGCGTGCAGGAGGAACTGGTGGCCGCCGAGCCGGAGCGCTTCTTCCGCCCGCCCTACGTCGGCGGGCGCGGCTGGCTCGGGGTGCGGCTCGACGTCGACCCCGACTGGGACGAGATCGCCGAGATCGTCACCGACGCCTACCTGGTGATCGCCCCGAGGAAGCTCGCGGCGGGAGTCAGCTCGCGAACAGCTGCGCGGGGTCCGCGAACGCCGTGA
- a CDS encoding alpha/beta fold hydrolase, protein MSDLPTVAVPGGRVEFDDVPGDPDRAPLLFLHEGLGSVALWRGWHRRIADATGRRTVAYSRLGHGWSDPPPAPRDTGFMHEEARVVLPALRAALGMAAPVVIGHSDGASIGLVHAAGAEVVGLAVLAPHVFAEEFGLVGVRAARTAYVEGDLRGRMARRHRDPDAAFHNWNDVWLSDDFRAWDLRPDLPGITCPVLAVQGTGDPYGTVAHVEAVRDLATGPVRLVVLDCAHAPHLEAPEETTAALLEFLAPLP, encoded by the coding sequence GTGTCCGATCTTCCCACGGTCGCGGTGCCCGGCGGCCGCGTCGAGTTCGACGACGTGCCGGGCGACCCCGACCGCGCGCCGCTGTTGTTCCTGCACGAGGGCCTCGGGTCGGTCGCGCTGTGGCGCGGCTGGCACCGCCGGATCGCCGACGCCACCGGGCGGCGCACCGTGGCGTACTCCCGGCTCGGGCACGGCTGGTCCGATCCGCCGCCCGCGCCGCGCGACACCGGGTTCATGCACGAGGAGGCCCGTGTCGTCCTCCCCGCGCTGCGGGCGGCGTTGGGGATGGCGGCGCCGGTGGTGATCGGGCACAGCGACGGGGCGTCCATCGGGCTGGTGCACGCCGCGGGAGCGGAGGTGGTCGGGCTCGCGGTGCTGGCCCCGCACGTGTTCGCGGAGGAGTTCGGGCTCGTCGGGGTGCGCGCGGCCCGCACCGCGTACGTCGAGGGCGACCTGCGCGGGCGGATGGCGCGGCGGCACCGCGACCCCGACGCCGCGTTCCACAACTGGAACGACGTGTGGCTCAGCGACGACTTCCGCGCCTGGGACCTGCGCCCCGACCTCCCCGGCATCACCTGCCCGGTGCTCGCCGTCCAGGGCACCGGGGACCCCTACGGCACGGTCGCCCACGTGGAGGCGGTGCGCGACCTCGCCACGGGCCCGGTGCGGCTGGTGGTCCTCGACTGCGCCCACGCCCCCCACCTGGAGGCACCGGAGGAGACGACCGCCGCGCTGCTGGAGTTCCTCGCCCCCCTCCCCTGA
- a CDS encoding TIGR03668 family PPOX class F420-dependent oxidoreductase — protein MPVLDDAQRRERLAAAPVARLATLRADGTPRLVPFTFVLLGDLLCSAIDDVKPKTSTRLARLDDVRRDPRVAAVADHYADDWSTLWWVRVDGTAAVHDDGPLRADALAALCAKYPPYAAAPPDGAVLVITPERWSGWTATA, from the coding sequence GTGCCGGTCCTCGACGACGCCCAGCGCCGCGAGCGGCTCGCCGCCGCCCCCGTCGCCCGGCTCGCGACCCTGCGCGCCGACGGCACCCCACGGCTGGTCCCGTTCACGTTCGTGCTGCTCGGGGACCTGCTGTGCTCCGCGATCGACGACGTGAAGCCCAAGACCAGCACCCGCCTCGCCCGCCTCGACGACGTGCGCCGCGACCCGCGCGTCGCCGCGGTCGCCGACCACTACGCCGACGACTGGTCGACGCTGTGGTGGGTGCGGGTCGACGGGACGGCCGCGGTGCACGACGACGGTCCGCTGCGCGCCGACGCGCTCGCCGCGCTGTGCGCGAAGTACCCGCCCTACGCCGCGGCCCCGCCGGACGGCGCGGTCCTGGTGATCACCCCGGAACGGTGGTCGGGCTGGACGGCCACGGCCTGA